In Diorhabda sublineata isolate icDioSubl1.1 chromosome 4, icDioSubl1.1, whole genome shotgun sequence, a single window of DNA contains:
- the LOC130442647 gene encoding protein peste-like isoform X2, translated as MDPRRNSRLKHRRRQIGQVCLLLLGLILIGVGVSILVFFETIYELILIDALKFTPTSKAYQEWLTNDPPLDLNIYLFNWTNPQRINNIEVKPEFQEVGPYKFKEVKEKINISWHEENTTVSFSHMKFYYFDEENSVRKLSDVISTINVVPLTISYKSRLFNWLTRRLISAALSSVSSLHVTKNISEILFEGYEEPLLETLSKFPFLNVQDKFGIFYRKNATIGNVGIYSMYYKNDEDFGKMLTWNYKNQTSYYEGHCNDIKGSAGEFYPINRKRDKLVVYSGELCKYAELEYVEDVIIKGVLGYKYTGDYIFDNGTKRPENQCFCVGECIPSGVFNVSTCRDNSPSFLSFPHFYGADPYYANSIEGMKPDKTLHEFYIIIEPKSGVVMEVQTAMQVNMLLQPIPSIRLYEKVPKVFVPLFYFTQKINLKDDIASSLRLIQNLPEYNNYLSYILLGLGSVFILWTVCSCLCCKTQKQTFQINGKKPKFHDEIPLRQRK; from the exons ATGGATCCTCGTAG AAACTCTCGACTAAAGCATCGTCGTCGACAGATAGGCCAAGTCTGTCTATTACTCCTTGGTTTGATCCTCATCGGCGTAGGCGTTTCTATACTCGTCTTCTTCGAAACCATTTACGAGCTGATATTAATTGATGCGCTCAAATTTACACCAACATCAAAAGCTTACCAAGAATGGTTGACCAATGATCCACCTTTAGacttgaatatatatttgttcAATTGGACAAACCCTCaacgaataaataatattgaggtTAAACCGGAATTTCAAGAAGTGGGACCTTATAAATTTAAAGAAGTCAAGgagaaaattaatatatctTGGCACGAGGAGAATACCACCGTTAGTTTTTCgcatatgaaattttattatttcgatgAAGAAAATAGTGTTAGAAAATTGAGCGATGTGATATCTACTATCAATGTTGTTCCTTTG aCAATTAGTTACAAGTCTAGGCTTTTCAATTGGTTAACCAGAAGGTTAATCTCGGCGGCATTATCAAGTGTATCGAGTCTCCatgttacaaaaaacatttctgaGATACTCTTTGAAGGCTACGAAGAACCTCTTTTAGAAACTTTATCGAAGTTTCCATTTTTAAACGTCCAAGATAAATTTGGTATATTTTACAGA aaaaatgctACTATCGGTAACGTTGGAATCTACAGTATGTATTACAAAAACGATGAGGATTTCGGAAAAATGTTAACTTGGAATTACAAGAATCAAACGAGTTACTACGAAGGACATTGTAACGATATAAAAGGCTCTGCTGGAGAGTTTTATCCTATAAATAGGAAAAGGGATAAACTCGTCGTATATTCCGGCGAGCTTTGTAAATATGCCGAACTAGAATACGTAGAAGATGTCATTATTAAAGGTGTCTTAGGATATAAATATACTGGggattatatttttgataatg GTACAAAACGTCCTGAAAACCAATGTTTTTGTGTGGGAGAATGTATACCATCGGGAGTATTTAACGTCTCAACGTGTAGGGATAATTCCCCTAGCTTTTTATCGTTCCCACATTTTTATGGAGCTGATCCTTATTATGCGAACTCAATTGAGGGAATGAAGCCAGATAAGACCCTACATGAATTTTACATCATTATCGAACCG AAATCCGGAGTTGTGATGGAAGTACAAACAGCAATGCAAGTAAATATGTTACTTCAACCAATTCCAAGCATACG attgTACGAAAAAGTGCCAAAAGTGTTTGTGCCTCTATTTTACTTcactcaaaaaataaatttaaaagacGACATCGCCAGTAGCCTTAGACTGATACAGAATCTACCAGAATACAATAACTATTTATCCTACATACTTTTAGGTTTAGGTAGCGTTTTCATTCTTTGGACAGTGTGTTCGTGTTTATGTTGCAAAACTCAAAAACAAACTTTccaaattaatggaaaaaaaccAAAGTTCCATGACGAAATTCCACTCAGACAGAGAAAATAA
- the LOC130442647 gene encoding protein peste-like isoform X1 encodes MTFFFKTDDVYSDRNSRLKHRRRQIGQVCLLLLGLILIGVGVSILVFFETIYELILIDALKFTPTSKAYQEWLTNDPPLDLNIYLFNWTNPQRINNIEVKPEFQEVGPYKFKEVKEKINISWHEENTTVSFSHMKFYYFDEENSVRKLSDVISTINVVPLTISYKSRLFNWLTRRLISAALSSVSSLHVTKNISEILFEGYEEPLLETLSKFPFLNVQDKFGIFYRKNATIGNVGIYSMYYKNDEDFGKMLTWNYKNQTSYYEGHCNDIKGSAGEFYPINRKRDKLVVYSGELCKYAELEYVEDVIIKGVLGYKYTGDYIFDNGTKRPENQCFCVGECIPSGVFNVSTCRDNSPSFLSFPHFYGADPYYANSIEGMKPDKTLHEFYIIIEPKSGVVMEVQTAMQVNMLLQPIPSIRLYEKVPKVFVPLFYFTQKINLKDDIASSLRLIQNLPEYNNYLSYILLGLGSVFILWTVCSCLCCKTQKQTFQINGKKPKFHDEIPLRQRK; translated from the exons AAACTCTCGACTAAAGCATCGTCGTCGACAGATAGGCCAAGTCTGTCTATTACTCCTTGGTTTGATCCTCATCGGCGTAGGCGTTTCTATACTCGTCTTCTTCGAAACCATTTACGAGCTGATATTAATTGATGCGCTCAAATTTACACCAACATCAAAAGCTTACCAAGAATGGTTGACCAATGATCCACCTTTAGacttgaatatatatttgttcAATTGGACAAACCCTCaacgaataaataatattgaggtTAAACCGGAATTTCAAGAAGTGGGACCTTATAAATTTAAAGAAGTCAAGgagaaaattaatatatctTGGCACGAGGAGAATACCACCGTTAGTTTTTCgcatatgaaattttattatttcgatgAAGAAAATAGTGTTAGAAAATTGAGCGATGTGATATCTACTATCAATGTTGTTCCTTTG aCAATTAGTTACAAGTCTAGGCTTTTCAATTGGTTAACCAGAAGGTTAATCTCGGCGGCATTATCAAGTGTATCGAGTCTCCatgttacaaaaaacatttctgaGATACTCTTTGAAGGCTACGAAGAACCTCTTTTAGAAACTTTATCGAAGTTTCCATTTTTAAACGTCCAAGATAAATTTGGTATATTTTACAGA aaaaatgctACTATCGGTAACGTTGGAATCTACAGTATGTATTACAAAAACGATGAGGATTTCGGAAAAATGTTAACTTGGAATTACAAGAATCAAACGAGTTACTACGAAGGACATTGTAACGATATAAAAGGCTCTGCTGGAGAGTTTTATCCTATAAATAGGAAAAGGGATAAACTCGTCGTATATTCCGGCGAGCTTTGTAAATATGCCGAACTAGAATACGTAGAAGATGTCATTATTAAAGGTGTCTTAGGATATAAATATACTGGggattatatttttgataatg GTACAAAACGTCCTGAAAACCAATGTTTTTGTGTGGGAGAATGTATACCATCGGGAGTATTTAACGTCTCAACGTGTAGGGATAATTCCCCTAGCTTTTTATCGTTCCCACATTTTTATGGAGCTGATCCTTATTATGCGAACTCAATTGAGGGAATGAAGCCAGATAAGACCCTACATGAATTTTACATCATTATCGAACCG AAATCCGGAGTTGTGATGGAAGTACAAACAGCAATGCAAGTAAATATGTTACTTCAACCAATTCCAAGCATACG attgTACGAAAAAGTGCCAAAAGTGTTTGTGCCTCTATTTTACTTcactcaaaaaataaatttaaaagacGACATCGCCAGTAGCCTTAGACTGATACAGAATCTACCAGAATACAATAACTATTTATCCTACATACTTTTAGGTTTAGGTAGCGTTTTCATTCTTTGGACAGTGTGTTCGTGTTTATGTTGCAAAACTCAAAAACAAACTTTccaaattaatggaaaaaaaccAAAGTTCCATGACGAAATTCCACTCAGACAGAGAAAATAA